DNA sequence from the Oryza brachyantha chromosome 5, ObraRS2, whole genome shotgun sequence genome:
TTAAGGCCATACAAGGACTTCAACAACTTACACATCATTTCTTCTTGACCTTATACTACAAAATTGTCTGACTGGTCCATATAAATATCCTCCTCCAACtcttgttttaaatttaaatgatgCCAGTATTATTTGTAGTTTTACCAAACGCATGCTAAATAATTGGATATATGCGACTCAACTTATATTCAAATTCCAATGCTGCAACACCATTATATAGGCAAACACATtagaaaacacatatatagaagcacaataaaattattctaaGACGgtattttttaggaaaaaagcTAGGAGATTGCATACGACTTGCACACACTAGACTTAGAGATCATATGCCTCCTGAAGTCAGGAATGAGAGTCCTTGAAAGATTGTTGTGGTACATGAATATATGCATGAGTGTTATCAATTAATGTTTCCATATGTACTGCATGATCAAATCAATCATACATTTAGTTTTCTAcccacaaaaacaaaaatcaaccaAACATTATGTAAAGAAGGAACTATATTTCAACAGTGTACATTAGGTTAGACTGAATACAATGAATCTATGGTTGCATAGAACAAGAGAGCATGCATCCTAGCCACTGTAGGAAGCTTTAATCCGTAATTTAACAAAAGTGTTCTAGATTGCAATCTGTATGCTACTTACTGCACTGTCGAGCATGACACTATGCACTCAAATAAGCTAATGTGTTAGAGTAGTTGCTTGAATccatagagagagaaaaaaagacatATCCTCTGACATTGTGCACTCAAATAAGCCACACACATTCCCCATGCACCATATATCCGTAGAAAAATATGAAGCAAACATGAATAAGAAGAAGCATAGAAAGGCCCTGCGTAATGCAAAAGAGCTCCTACACCATGTCTACAAACATAGATACTCGTATATGGAGCAGCACTGGTACGCATGGCTAgaaatgattttaaaatatgcttttttttggaagatAATAAATCCGATTAACCATGGTGTTTGGTCTCACCACATAACTAATAGGGACAATTTTTGTTGCATGTTATTTGCTCATGCCATAATTAAAGAAGCAGATGCAATAGGCTAGGCGAAATGGGATTGGATATAATGGTGGATGATAATTTGTAGGGTTCAAACGTAAGGATCTTTGTAGTACATCCGAGGCCTCATTAAAATTTCTACATGGATGTCGAATGAACTAACAAACAAATATCTCTATCGATCTGACGTCTTCAAGAGGTTGATAACATGACTTAACCTGGAGCTTGCTTTATAAGAGTTATTGCTTATAGTGGCTAACAACTATACAGAAAGAAAGGATAACCAGAAGGGGTCATTTGTTTGCTTTGTACAAACAAAAGCGAACCAACTTCATATATGTGTTCTcagcaatctaaaaacaaaggatgaaaaataaactgaacccaaaatcaactccaaacttaagtttcaaaattcagtttctaacttataagcataagcatttGTGAAATGATGGGAATAGAATTGCCCCGACAGAGTGAGATGGTGTTATTGCGTGCCTCACGACTCATAGACAAAGGCCTCAAACTGTTCTTATCACACTAAATGTCCCAAACTTtgtatttggaaaaaaaatgtattttccaTACCTCAACTATAGTGTGCGTATTGTTTTGCCCATCAACCGTAAAACCAGATAAAACTCATCCCTTGTCTCTCAAAACCGATGTGGTCCCAAGGCAGTATTGAGGTCGTTTTTTACTAACGTGGCACATACATGGCTGATTTGAGTTGGCCTTCATCCTACGTGGCATTAACGTGACACTGgaagtaaaattaaaaattaaattaaaatatgtgtagcTCATATGTcaattaaagaaaaacataaaaatatagtggGACCCTCATGTTAATGGGTCCTACCCCTCCACCTCAACCTTCCATCCTCCTTCCGCATATATCGGTTCCTTCGGCATACTCTTTCTACATTGGGACCACATATGTGTCATGTCAGTAAAATTGATCTCGATAGTTCATTGGGACCACACCATTGTTTAGAGGTAAGGGGTGAGTTATGTCTGATTTTATCTTTGAGGGACGAAAATAGAACACAGCCTATAGTTGAGGGGCGTAAAATACATCTTTCCCTTTGTATATTTagatcatgtttttttatctcttctttctaacctatattcttttattttctatacaCACGCTTACTGAACTATTAGAGGgtgtatttgtaaaaatatataaaaattgtgtcAGAAATTCAACCaaagtatatattaaatttttataactaataatttaattaatcatataagaATCAACTCCTCATTTTATGTGACAGTTTTCAATCCCAACTAAGGTCGTGTTCGGTTATAGGTTAGTTAACCGACACATAAAAcctagtaatagattagtatatgattaattaattattagttataaaaataaaaaatagtttaatatgatattttaaaacaactttcctataattttttaaaaaaatacatcatttagccGTTTGAGAAGCGTGTGCGCAGAAAACGAGGGAATCTGGGCAAGGTAGAATGGAGAATGAACGAGGCCTCGTTCAAAGACTCAGCCAAAGGGCATGCACAGTGCAAGGACGCAGCAAGTAGTTCTAGCCCACCATGTTAGATTCGCTCCTACAGATCGGCTTGGTGCGTAGCTTCACAGAACCACTCACATCATTTGCAAGGTCCAGGAATCTCGTCAGAGCGAGGAGCTCCAAGTATGGtcccctccttccttgcgTAAAGTTTTGGGAATGGACGATGGAGGCACTCGTCGGCCCGAGGACATACCAGGAGAATCAGGATGATCCCGTTGCCGCGGGTAGAGCTTTGAGCTAGGCGGCCTCCGCCTACTCGCCCAGCTGCCCTAGAGGCCGAATCTCCATACCTGTTGTGCCTCGAGGCTAGAGCTACGCTGTCGTCGAGTGCCTCATTTAGATCGTACCACCATTCTTCGCTGCTGGGGAactctccacgccgccgcacAAAGTTGATCCACCTTTGCCATGAGGCTTGCCATTAAGGGCTGCAGCAACTTAAATCCAGCCGAGTAGAGAAAGGGAAGAAGGGAGGGGCAGCACTGCTGGGGAGCTCGCCACGCCCCGCCGCCATCCAAAGTCTATCCACCTCCACCATGAGGTTCATCGTCGAGGACTAAAGCAGCTCAAATCCCACCGAGGAGAGAAGGGAAGAAGGGAGGGGCGGCACTGCCGAGGAGCTCGTTGTCGAGATTtgaagagaggaggaggaagtagCGATGGTGAGCTCGGGTTCGAGCTCCTAAGCTCGTCGCGGTGATTTGAAGAACGAATGTGAGTACTAGGGAGAGACGGGAAGGGAAAAATATGGTGGGGTGACTGACATGTGGGGGCGCATGGAGTGGAAGGGCGGATATacaccttttgtttttatcataAGCATGGAGTGAAAGGACAGATATgcaccttttgtttttatcataAGGTCCAAAATGCAAAATTCTAAAGtgatttgatgaaaaaaagtcttataggGCCCAACACAAAAATAAGTAAGGGCtgaaatgaaaatatacaTAGGGGTGGCTTGCACTAAAGAGTCAGTAGCTTCAAAAAAACCTCTCTTATGTGGCAAGTAGTCTCCATTGTTGACACCCTAAGTGGCTCCGGATCTCTGGCTCAAGAGGAATCATacagttaatctaatagtcaatttatacaatagctaATAGCtagatataaaacatatactaccatgtCTTATATATTATACACGCTATGTCTTAGAATCTGTGTGTCGTAGCTAGTTATAAATTTGAAGCTactagcctgctattgtacgatggcgaacgcggcctgatGGCAAATTCTTCCCGGCTCAGTTGGCAAACCCGTTCGGAGTCGGAGTCGGAGTCCGCGAGACCGCGACCACGCCGCCCACACCGCACGGCAAGCAAGCAAACCAAGCGAAGGAAAAAGCACGCGGCGGGCCAACGCTCGATGCTGCTAGCTGCGGGCAAGGCAACAACGCTTCTCCCCCGATTCCCCTCCTCCGCACGCCTCCACGGTGGTCCAAAATCCCCCAAAACCGAACGGAAAGAGggggaggaaaaaggaaaagagctCTCGCCGTCTCGCCTCTCGCGCACGCAGGCACGCACGACCGAGCCAGCCGCCCAtccgtcccgccgccgctccctgCAATCTACAGGCCCCGCTCCTCGCGCTCTCGCTAGGGTTCGGAGGGGGATCGCCCGGCGATGGACTGGAGCGCGGTGACGGCGGAGGACCTGGTGGACGCACTGCGGGAGGTGGACTggtccacgccgccgcgaccCGTGCCGGAGTTCTTCTCCCGCTTCACCGTCCCCCGCTCCTACTCCAAGTGGACCAGCCGCCTCAAGTGCAATCTCTACTAGTACGATCTCCCTCTTTACTTCCCAATTGCCCGTCCCACGATTCGTCGGGAGTTTGGGGGTTTCTATGTCGAGATTGGTGTTGAATCCGAGCGGATTTGTGCGTGGAGGCGGGGTTTTAGATTAATcgattgggggggggggggggcggatTGTTGGTGTTCTCAGTGAATTTGATAATGGATCAAGCGCTTTTTCCTCTAGGGAGTATAATTGGGTACATGCGTGCACATCGAGACATCTTCTGTGGTTTTATATCTCCACGGAAATGGTGTTGTAACCTTCATATAATGTAGCTATATAGGTGAATCCACAATCGTACTATGTTCAGCAAGTTCCGTGGTGAGAAAAGGAATCACATAGGCAGCATCTGCTTCATGGTATTAGGTTGTGAGCTATTTGTTTCGAAATCTCTGATGAGTTAATAGCATGGTGAAGTAGATAATAAAGGCATGCTGCTCTTTGTTTTCACTTGAGTAGGCTATGCTTGTTCCTGGCATATATCTATCTAGGAGtagtatattatatttgatgaaaactcaaaacaaatattttaggCTTAGCTTCCCAGGCTATCATCAACTATTGATACTGATGATACTATCCATGATATCATGATCTTCAGCGATCAGCATATTTATTGTCAACTATCGATTCTGCTTAGAGGCAATTTTTGCCAAGGCGCTAAGCACTAGTTAGGCGGCAGATGCACCTGGCATTTAATTGGCAATCATGTGGACCTAAGCAGGATTGGCCAGCCatgttagaatttttttatacgtcATTTTGTACTTGTGTCAAAGATGTTGGGTGTTTCTTGCTGGACTCCATTAAATCTGTAAGATGCATTGGATGAACTAgagtttttatttacttaattacagATCTGTTGAACTCAGGTTGTAGGTGCTAAGTGGTGTAACCACGGTTTTTGCTGCACTTAATGTTTCTGATAACAAAAGTGATAGGCAAAGTAATACCCTTGTTAGAAATCATGCCATGTTGAACATACATCTAGTCAAACTTTCAAAACTGTGTCAAAACGTTTTAACTGTTTGTGCTTTGGATTCAATACATGAAAAACCATATCTGTagatttaggccttgtttagttcccaaaatctTTTTccgaaaacatcacattaaatttttggacacctaaataaagcattaaacataaatgaaccaaaaaactaattacacaattatggaagaaatcttgagacgaatcttttgagcctaattagtccatgattagtcataagtgctatagtaaccaacatgtgctaatgacgaattacttaggctcaaaagattcgtctcgcggtttctaggctagccgtgaaattcgttttttcatccgtatccgaaaaccctttctgacatccggtcaaacatttgacgtgacacttctcccaaaaattttctcaatctaaacaccaccttatcttgaaaagtaatttcatatattttcacACACAAAAGGGAAAATAGTTTCAGACACTACAGTTTTTTGTGGTTTTATAAATACTTAACCGTTGAACTTATTGCTCTTTGTGTTCTAGATAATATGTGAATGTCCAAAACCATTTGTTCTAATAACTGGATGTACTGTTAACTATCATACTAAAAGTAACAATTCATGCATTTGGAAGCTTTACAAGTTCCTTATGAAAGATGTACGGGTTGTATGTTATCATTTTATCTTGTACTGAAGTTCTCCCTCATTTATTTGGTCTGCAGCTACAGGACAAACTACTTCATTTTGATCATGTTCATCCTTGGTAggcaaaaaatttttgaatgttGCCTCTTATTCCTGACTTGATAGATTTTGACATGCTGCCTTTGTTATATGCAGGGATAGGCTTCATTTGGAAGCCGGTTGCTATACTTGCAGCCTTTATGACTGGAGTCAGCATTGCATTTCTTAATGACAGGTGCATAAATACTTTACTAATAGCAATCTTCcttgtaatttttctctaaattctTCCATTTAGATAAGTAAAGAACAATCTCATTCAGATAGAACATGATTACATCAAACTATGCCTAACTGTTCTGAATGCCCAGGATGTATTATTCTAGCATTACTACTAAAAAGATTAATGAATAGTACACGTGCAGGTTATTTTCCCTTATATTAGTAGTGATAGTTCTCAAATTCCTTAAGCATGTCCATGCATAATTTTGTGGTGAGCTAACACTTAATGATTTACATTTTGATCATAGGAGGACTAGTAgactaattattatttttgattcTTCAGCTTTGCAGTCACTTTCAATGAGAAAGTCACAAGGACTGTCAGACAATTTTCACCACATTTAGCTGCAAAAATGAGACCACCAATAACGTGAGGATTttagttttcatattttatttatttgccgTGATTCACTAGAGCATGTTATTAATACTTTTGTCACCATCATTGACAGACCTGTTCTTCGTGGTCGACCAAGTTCAAAGAGGTCGATTCATATTTGCGGGCGACCTCGGTGgctatttgtgttgttattttCTGCAGGTGTTCAGCACAGCAAACTTTCTTCCTATAATCCTATTTCATGTAGCATAGTTCTGAAAAACTGAAGCTAATCCTTTTTCTATTCTATTTTCAGTTAGTTGCATGCTTTGGTTGACTTCCTGCAGTCTCCTCACAGTTCTATGGGCCCTTTTAATCGCTTTATTTGGTAGGGAGGATTtgagatttgatttttaaatgatAGATATACATCTTGGATTGCTCTTatacctttttgtttttaatttgcaGCAACTCTGCTTCATG
Encoded proteins:
- the LOC102710406 gene encoding PRA1 family protein A1, with the protein product MDWSAVTAEDLVDALREVDWSTPPRPVPEFFSRFTVPRSYSKWTSRLKCNLYYYRTNYFILIMFILGIGFIWKPVAILAAFMTGVSIAFLNDSFAVTFNEKVTRTVRQFSPHLAAKMRPPITPVLRGRPSSKRSIHICGRPRWLFVLLFSAVSCMLWLTSCSLLTVLWALLIALFATLLHASFRTPNLKARLNTFREEFRAVWRNYSEL